In a genomic window of Pseudomonadota bacterium:
- a CDS encoding fatty acid cis/trans isomerase, with translation MKKIFKAAIDLLRGIHPNGHKPFALHVQIFILILIAFSFFGCSSLEPEIIKPEIPAAELAALKAKGETLEYQKDIQPILDRRCVTCHSCYNSPCQLKMTSFEGLARGATKKRVYNASRIQELQPTRLFIDAKSTEEWRKQSFADVTGGDQSLGPNSFMYQLLDLKECNPEIKGTYDSEARDLTCSQTDGELKEFMKKNPHAGMPFGFPEISKQEKETLRAWLAAGAKGPDPETDRLMKSPSNGTTGEEVINRWEKFLNEATPKMITTARYLYEHLFLAHIHFDEIPGDYFLLVRSRTPWPAPIDEIPTVKPYDDPGVPQFYYRFQKIHSTIVFKTHILYRLNDTRMDRYRKLFLDSEWQNNEIIVPSYEPDSSANPFRTFQQIPARSRYQFLLDDSQYFFMSFIRGPVCTGQLALNVINDHFWVIFLDPDADLSLADPQYLNANIDYLKLPTEARGRYDRLFYVPYLFARNRYILNRTALYKAKYPNGLGLEDVWAGDDSESNPFLTIYRHFDSATVSTGPVGGFPRTGWVIDFPLFERLYYNLVAGFNVFSNIKEQVGGRNYMDLQRKEAELLLLNFMPPESRAEILKSWYPTFFSRLFVLDDMVMLDAETPTQVLFPGNNTDPMQYKNTFFTQIIDQRLRKDIGYQYDPLNFHADQLDRTPAKVIATEQDLDDEFRKISHLAGTFVRAMPDKGDVAFVRFVRENREDLVYTVILNRYHENVAFIKGEDLRLDEAKNTIHVVKGFVGSYPNAFFKVNFEEAPEFFKMFRAAHDTPESFLHFFEKFGIKRSAPDFWEMSDFFNDRFMKDRPLEAGYFDLNRYINDPQPPSFWDRLLFTLRKEYQTGEALPADCPAGF, from the coding sequence ATGAAAAAAATATTTAAGGCTGCCATTGACCTGCTCAGAGGAATACACCCTAACGGGCATAAACCTTTTGCTTTGCATGTCCAAATCTTCATTTTGATCCTGATTGCTTTTTCCTTCTTCGGCTGTAGCTCGCTGGAACCGGAAATCATCAAGCCTGAAATTCCTGCAGCGGAACTTGCGGCTCTCAAAGCCAAAGGCGAAACCCTCGAGTATCAGAAAGACATTCAGCCCATCCTCGATCGCCGTTGCGTTACCTGTCATTCCTGCTACAACTCCCCCTGCCAGCTGAAAATGACCTCCTTTGAAGGCCTTGCCCGCGGCGCCACCAAGAAAAGGGTCTATAATGCGTCCAGGATTCAAGAATTACAGCCCACCCGCCTTTTTATTGATGCGAAAAGCACCGAAGAATGGCGCAAGCAGAGTTTTGCCGATGTGACCGGTGGAGACCAGAGCCTTGGACCGAACTCTTTCATGTATCAGCTGCTTGACCTCAAGGAATGCAACCCTGAGATCAAAGGGACCTACGACTCTGAAGCTCGCGACCTCACCTGCTCTCAGACCGACGGCGAACTCAAGGAGTTCATGAAGAAAAATCCCCACGCCGGGATGCCTTTCGGATTCCCGGAAATCAGTAAACAGGAAAAAGAGACCCTCAGGGCCTGGCTTGCTGCCGGCGCCAAAGGACCTGATCCGGAAACAGATCGCCTGATGAAATCCCCGTCCAATGGTACAACAGGGGAAGAAGTGATAAATCGCTGGGAAAAGTTCCTCAACGAGGCAACACCCAAAATGATCACCACGGCGCGTTATCTCTATGAACATCTCTTTCTGGCCCATATCCATTTCGATGAAATCCCCGGGGATTATTTTCTCCTGGTGCGATCACGCACCCCCTGGCCTGCGCCCATTGATGAAATCCCCACGGTCAAACCCTACGATGACCCGGGCGTGCCCCAATTCTATTACCGCTTCCAGAAAATCCACTCCACCATTGTATTCAAAACCCACATCCTCTACCGCCTCAATGATACGCGGATGGACCGATACAGAAAACTCTTTCTTGACTCTGAATGGCAAAACAATGAAATCATTGTTCCCAGTTACGAGCCGGACAGTTCAGCAAATCCTTTCAGGACATTTCAACAGATCCCTGCCCGCTCCCGCTATCAATTCCTGTTGGATGATTCCCAGTATTTCTTTATGTCATTTATCCGCGGCCCGGTGTGCACAGGACAGCTCGCCTTGAATGTTATCAATGACCATTTCTGGGTGATATTTCTGGATCCAGATGCTGATCTTTCCCTTGCAGATCCACAATATTTAAATGCCAACATTGACTACCTGAAGCTGCCCACCGAAGCCAGGGGCCGATACGACAGGCTGTTTTATGTGCCCTATCTCTTTGCCCGGAACCGCTATATTTTAAACCGCACGGCACTGTATAAAGCAAAATATCCCAATGGCCTTGGACTGGAAGATGTCTGGGCCGGCGATGACAGTGAGTCAAACCCCTTTCTGACCATTTATCGGCACTTTGACAGCGCCACGGTGAGTACAGGCCCGGTGGGCGGCTTTCCCCGCACCGGCTGGGTTATTGATTTCCCTCTGTTTGAAAGACTCTACTATAACCTTGTGGCCGGATTTAATGTGTTCAGCAACATCAAAGAACAGGTGGGCGGCAGAAACTACATGGATCTCCAGAGAAAGGAAGCCGAGCTCCTTTTACTGAACTTCATGCCCCCTGAGAGCCGGGCTGAAATCCTGAAGAGCTGGTACCCGACTTTTTTCTCAAGACTTTTTGTTCTTGACGATATGGTGATGCTCGATGCTGAGACCCCCACCCAGGTCCTGTTTCCGGGAAATAATACCGATCCAATGCAGTATAAAAACACCTTTTTCACCCAGATTATCGACCAGCGACTGCGTAAGGATATCGGATACCAGTATGACCCGTTAAACTTCCATGCTGATCAATTGGACCGCACCCCGGCAAAGGTTATCGCCACCGAACAGGATCTGGACGATGAATTCCGCAAAATATCCCATCTTGCAGGGACCTTTGTCCGGGCCATGCCCGACAAGGGCGATGTGGCCTTTGTTCGCTTTGTCCGTGAAAACCGTGAAGACCTTGTCTACACCGTCATTCTCAACCGCTACCACGAAAACGTCGCGTTCATAAAAGGTGAAGACCTGCGATTGGACGAGGCAAAAAACACCATTCATGTGGTGAAGGGGTTTGTCGGAAGCTACCCCAATGCTTTTTTCAAGGTGAATTTCGAGGAGGCGCCCGAGTTTTTCAAAATGTTTCGGGCTGCCCATGACACCCCGGAATCATTTTTACATTTCTTTGAAAAATTCGGAATCAAACGATCCGCCCCGGACTTCTGGGAGATGTCGGACTTTTTCAATGACCGTTTCATGAAGGACCGCCCGCTTGAGGCAGGTTATTTTGACCTGAACCGTTACATCAACGACCCGCAACCGCCATCTTTCTGGGATCGGCTGCTCTTTACTCTCCGCAAGGAGTATCAAACCGGCGAGGCGTTACCTGCTGATTGTCCTGCCGGCTTTTGA